The following coding sequences lie in one Zingiber officinale cultivar Zhangliang chromosome 2B, Zo_v1.1, whole genome shotgun sequence genomic window:
- the LOC122047891 gene encoding probable monogalactosyldiacylglycerol synthase 3, chloroplastic, which produces MPMAASVASPRRTIREVVIQSMLAYQAQQRRRRRKRKSLTWGGADSGDGRGDDGDVGFWEEEEGTMEMAQIGADRTKNVLILMSDTGGGHRASAEAIHDAFRIEFGDEYKVFVKDLFMEHAGWPLNDMERSYKFLVKHAQLWKVAFHSTSPRWVHNLYLAAIGSFYAKKVEAGLKKYKPDIIISVHPLMQHIPLWVLKWQNLQKKVVFVTVITDLNTCHPTWFHVGVNRCYCPSEEVAKRASLDGLEPSQIQVFGLPIRPSFCRAVLVKSDLRKEFEMDPELPAVLLMGGGEGMGPVKKTAKALGESLFDNELGKPIGQLVVICGRNQTLRTTLQDIQWKIPVKVNGFVTQMEKWMGACDCLITKAGPGTITEALIRGLPIILNDFIPGQEVGNVPYVVENGAGVFSKSSKQTATLVASWFSSDSEELKKMSENALKLAQPDAVFDIVRDIHELAQQQGPLSQISESLTSSFRQPV; this is translated from the exons ATGCCCATGGCGGCGTCGGTGGCGTCGCCGCGGCGGACGATCCGGGAGGTGGTGATCCAGTCCATGCTCGCTTACCAGGCCcagcagcggcggcggcggcggaagcgGAAGAGCCTCACGTGGGGCGGTGCCGACAGTGGCGATGGCCGCGGCGATGACGGAGACGTCGGTTTCTGGGAGGAGGAGGAAGGCACCATGGAGATGGCCCAGATCGGGGCCGATCGGACTAAGAACGTGCTCATCCTGATGAGCGACACTGGAGGCGGGCACCGGGCTTCTGCCGAGGCCATCCACGACGCGTTTAGGATCGAATTCGGAGATGAGTACAAG GTCTTCGTGAAGGATTTGTTTATGGAGCACGCCGGATGGCCTCTAAATGACATGGAAAGGTCCTATAAGTTCTTGGTGAAGCACGCGCAGCTTTGGAAGGTGGCCTTCCACAGTACGTCTCCTCGTTGGGTTCATAATCTCTATCTCGCCGCCATTGGATCCTTCTATGCTAA GAAGGTGGAAGCTGGTTTGAAGAAGTATAAACCTGATATAATTATTAGTGTCCATCCCCTCATGCAGCACATCCCTTTGTGGGTGCTGAAATGGCAGAACCTTCAGAAAAAAGTTGTTTTCGTTACCGTCATTACGGATCTCAACACCTGCCACCCCACCTG GTTCCATGTCGGTGTCAATAGATGTTATTGCCCTTCCGAGGAAGTAGCAAAGAGAGCTTCTCTGGATGGCCTAGAACCTTCACAAATCCAGGTTTTTGGTTTGCCCATTCGACCTTCTTTCTGTCGTGCAGTTCTTGTCAAG AGTGATTTGAGAAAAGAATTTGAGATGGATCCTGAGCTTCCTGCGGTCCTACTcatgggaggaggtgagggaatgGGACCGGTTAAGAAGACAGCAAAGGCCCTTGGTGAATCACTATTTGACAATGAGCTTGGCAAACCAATCGGGCAACTTGTTGTCATCTGTGGCCGAAACCAAACTTTGAGGACTACTTTACAAGATATTCAATGGAAGATACCTGTGAAG GTAAATGGATTTGTAACCCAAATGGAGAAATGGATGGGAGCTTGTGATTGCCTTATAACAAAG GCTGGACCTGGTACAATTACAGAGGCTTTGATAAGGGGTCTTCCTATTATCCTAAATGATTTCATTCCCGGACAG GAGGTTGGCAATGTCCCTTATGTCGTTGAGAATGGAGCCGGGGTATTCTCTAAAAGCTCAAAGCAAACAGCTACTCTCGTTGCTAGCTGGTTCAGCTCTGACTCTGAGGAGCTCAAGAAAATGTCAGAAAATGCCCTCAAACTGGCTCAACCTGATGCAGTTTTTGACATTGTAAGGGACATCCACGAGCTCGCCCAACAGCAAGGGCCATTATCCCAAATCTCAGAATCCCTGACATCGTCCTTCCGCCAACCGGTGTGA